The DNA sequence ATGGTCCGGGTTTCATTTGATGAAACAGGAAGAAATTCAAACGGCGCTGGTTGACCGTGCTAAACGCGGATATAACGTCGTCCGTTTAAAAGGCGGAGATCCTTCGATTTTTGGCCGGGGCGGAGAAGAAGCCGAACTTTGTGCTGATGAAGGAATAGACTTTGAATTTGTTCCGGGGATTTCTTCCGGAGTAGCAGCTCCAGCATATGCAGGCATACCGCTTACCCATCGGGATTACGCTTCGTCTGTCGCCTTTGTAACCGGGCATTCATGCAGGAAGCAGGATAATCAGGCCCCGCTTGTCCGCTGGGACGAACTTGCGGCGGGAGTTGATACACTCGTTATTTATATGGGAGTTAAAAACCTCCCTGAAATTCAGAAGCAGCTTCTCAAAAACGGCCGAAGCGGCAGCACACCGATGGCTTTCATCCAGCAGGGAACGACAGCACAGCAGCAGACGTTTACGACAACGCTTGAATACGCCGTAGAAAAAGCAGTGGAAGTGGAACTCGTTTCTCCGGCCATTATCATCATCGGAGAAGTCGTAAAGCTCCGCGAAAAACTTTCCTGGTTTGAAGAAGAGGCGGATAAAAGCCCGGTGCCCTTTATAGAAGTCGTCTAGGCGGTATATGGACAGAGAAAAGAAATAAAGGAAATTAACGAATAGCGGAGGGGAATTTACGTATGAAGAAACTGGTTTTAATAGGAAACGGCATGGCAGGGATCCGCACAATTGAAGAAATCATCAAACGTGAACCTGAGCAGTATGAGATTACGATATTTGGAAGCGAACCGTATCCGAACTACAACCGTATTCTTCTTTCCTTAGTCCTGCAGGGAGACAGTAAAGTGGATGACATCGTGTTAAACGATTACGACTGGTATAAAAATTACGGTATTGTCCTTCACTCGGGGGACGAAGTAACAAAGGTCGATACAGAAAATCAGCTCGTATACAGCTCCGAAGGAAAAGAAGTACCTTACGATAAACTCATTTTTGCTACCGGCTCCAATCCCTTTATGCTTCCAATCGATGGAGCGGACAAGGAAGGGGTTATAGCTTTTCGTGACATCAAGGACTGCGAAACGATGATAAGCACCTCCAAGTCCTATAAGAAGGCAGCGGTAATAGGCGGCGGTCTTCTCGGACTGGAAGCGGCACGCGGTCTGCTGAATCTCGATATGGAAGTGGATGTCATACACATCCAGGATTATTTAATGGAGAGACAGCTGGACGAACCGGCTGCCGATATGCTGAAAAAAGAACTGGAAGATCAGGGAATGAATTTCCTGATGGGAAAAGAAACAGTAAAAATACGCGGGAAGAACAGGGTGTCGAGTCTGTTGTTTAAAGACGGATCTTCGATTAAAGCAGATTTAATCGTCATGGCGATTGGCATTAAGCCGAATATTGCGCTTGCGAAAGAAGCAGGACTGGAAGTGGAACGGGCCATCGTCGTCGATGACTACATGCAGACGAGTGCGCCGAACGTTTATGCCGTAGGAGAATGTGTGCAGCACCGGGGCATGGTTTACGGGCTGGTCGCTCCTCTTTACGAACAGGGTAAAGTACTTGCAGAACATATTACGAGTCAAACCCCGGAACAAACAGCCGGATATGAAGGGACGCTGCTCTATACTCAACTGAAAGTTTCCGGCGTGGATGTTTTTTCAGCCGGAGAGTTTGTGGATAAAGAAGATACGAAAGCGATCCGGGTGCATGATGAATTCGAAGGCATCTATAAAAAAGTCGTCGTCCGTGACAACAAAGTTATTGGTTCTGTGCTTTTCGGAGATACCTCCGACTCCCCGCGTCTGCTCGATATGATGAAGTCGGAACAGGACATTTCAGAAATGAATAAAGTTTCGATTCTCCCTTCGGAGCAGGAAAGAGGCACGGGAGAAAGTCCCGTTGTCGCCATGGCCGAATCCGAGACGATATGCGGCTGTAACGGAGTGTGCAAAGGAGATATTACAGACGCTGTAAAAACGAAGGAATTATCTTCCGTCCAGGAAGTCACGCAGGTGACAAACGCCGGCCGTTCCTGCGGCGGCTGTAAACCGCTCGTCTCTGATCTGCTTGAACACACGCTCGGTGAAGAATTTAATAAAGCAGACCAGAAGCAGCCGATGTGCGGCTGTACGGATCACACTCATGAAGAAGTCCAGGCGGAAATTAAAGAAAAGCACCTCACGCTCGTCCGCGAAGTGATGAATGTGCTTGAGTGGGAAAATAAAGAAGGGTGCTCATCGTGCCGTCCGGCCATTAACTACTACATTAATATGGTTCATCCGCTGGAAGCGGAAGACGATGCCAACTCCCGGTTCATTAATGAAAGAGTGCACGCGAACATCCAAAACGACGGGACATTTTCTGTTGTTCCCCGCATGTACGGAGGAGTCACAAATCCGGACGAACTACGGAAGATTGCCAACGTAGCCGACAAGTATAATGTCAAAATGGTAAAAGTTACGGGCGGGCAGCGCCTTGACCTGCTCGGAGTCAACAAAGAAGATCTTCCCGGAATGTGGGAGGAGCTCGGGATGCCGTCCGGACATGCCTACGGAAAAGCAGTGCGCACAGTGAAAACATGTGTAGGACAGGATTTCTGCCGCTTCGGCACCCAGGATTCGATTCAGATGGGCATCGATATCGAAAAGAAATTCCAGGGCGTCCAGACACCTCATAAAGTGAAAATGGGTGTTTCTGCCTGCCCGCGTAACTGTGCAGAATCTATGATAAAAGATATTGGTATCGTTGGACTGCAGGGAGCCTGGGAAATGTATGTAGGTGGAAACGGCGGAATCGATCTGCGTCAGGGAGAGCTGCTTTGTACAGTAGAAACCGATCAGGAAGTACTCGACATGATAAGTGCCTACATGCAGTATTACCGGGAGAGCGCACGTTATCTGGAAAGAACTTCCCACTGGATCGAACGGCTCGGACTCGAGCACGTGAAAGCTGTCGTTGTTGACGATAAGAAACGGCAGGCGGAGCTGATTGAGCGGATGGAAACTACTCTTTCTACGTTTAACGAACCGTGGGAACAGATTATACAAGATGGGAAAATAAAGCAGGACTACTACGAAGTAAAAGTAACTTCTTAAATAACGGCTCCGGCAGTGTTCGTTAATATGGGGATAAGGAAACTGCGATGCGTGCTTTAAATAACCCCGGAAGCTGCCGGAATTCAATCGGACAAG is a window from the Alkalicoccus halolimnae genome containing:
- the cobA gene encoding uroporphyrinogen-III C-methyltransferase, with amino-acid sequence MKRSKGKVYLVGAGPGDPDLITVRGKELLEKADCVVYDRLVNRELLKYVPSRAERIYCGKWSGFHLMKQEEIQTALVDRAKRGYNVVRLKGGDPSIFGRGGEEAELCADEGIDFEFVPGISSGVAAPAYAGIPLTHRDYASSVAFVTGHSCRKQDNQAPLVRWDELAAGVDTLVIYMGVKNLPEIQKQLLKNGRSGSTPMAFIQQGTTAQQQTFTTTLEYAVEKAVEVELVSPAIIIIGEVVKLREKLSWFEEEADKSPVPFIEVV
- the nirB gene encoding nitrite reductase large subunit NirB, producing MKKLVLIGNGMAGIRTIEEIIKREPEQYEITIFGSEPYPNYNRILLSLVLQGDSKVDDIVLNDYDWYKNYGIVLHSGDEVTKVDTENQLVYSSEGKEVPYDKLIFATGSNPFMLPIDGADKEGVIAFRDIKDCETMISTSKSYKKAAVIGGGLLGLEAARGLLNLDMEVDVIHIQDYLMERQLDEPAADMLKKELEDQGMNFLMGKETVKIRGKNRVSSLLFKDGSSIKADLIVMAIGIKPNIALAKEAGLEVERAIVVDDYMQTSAPNVYAVGECVQHRGMVYGLVAPLYEQGKVLAEHITSQTPEQTAGYEGTLLYTQLKVSGVDVFSAGEFVDKEDTKAIRVHDEFEGIYKKVVVRDNKVIGSVLFGDTSDSPRLLDMMKSEQDISEMNKVSILPSEQERGTGESPVVAMAESETICGCNGVCKGDITDAVKTKELSSVQEVTQVTNAGRSCGGCKPLVSDLLEHTLGEEFNKADQKQPMCGCTDHTHEEVQAEIKEKHLTLVREVMNVLEWENKEGCSSCRPAINYYINMVHPLEAEDDANSRFINERVHANIQNDGTFSVVPRMYGGVTNPDELRKIANVADKYNVKMVKVTGGQRLDLLGVNKEDLPGMWEELGMPSGHAYGKAVRTVKTCVGQDFCRFGTQDSIQMGIDIEKKFQGVQTPHKVKMGVSACPRNCAESMIKDIGIVGLQGAWEMYVGGNGGIDLRQGELLCTVETDQEVLDMISAYMQYYRESARYLERTSHWIERLGLEHVKAVVVDDKKRQAELIERMETTLSTFNEPWEQIIQDGKIKQDYYEVKVTS